A portion of the Streptomyces sp. NBC_00376 genome contains these proteins:
- a CDS encoding DNA cytosine methyltransferase, protein MSGLRFVDVCAGAGGLALGLEQAGFEPVLLLDRKPVACETLRLNRPAWKILEMDLLDFVPDEYPETYDVDLLSAGLPRVKSSATAARAESGEELRLLEAAVLLAHSVQPRALIIENVPGLVDAPEFEDVREFIRKELEHLGYRFLWFVLNAADFGVPQDRKQGVLVALKQQYFDAFSPPVPTVDSHAPVGPALRDSMAARGWSGADAWATQALSVAPTLVGGSENRGGADLGPTGTKKAWERMRVNGGALADEVPGPEADPSEMIKLTVPQTALLQAFPSKWQFAGKKTARYRQIGHASPPPVGTALGLAIAAALSP, encoded by the coding sequence GTGAGCGGGCTTCGTTTTGTGGATGTGTGCGCTGGAGCGGGGGGACTGGCGCTGGGGCTGGAGCAGGCGGGCTTCGAGCCGGTGCTGTTGCTGGACAGGAAGCCGGTGGCCTGCGAGACGCTGCGGCTCAATCGACCGGCCTGGAAGATCCTGGAGATGGACCTTCTGGATTTCGTGCCGGACGAGTACCCGGAGACCTACGACGTCGATCTGCTCTCGGCCGGGCTGCCGCGGGTCAAGTCCAGCGCGACAGCGGCGAGGGCGGAGAGCGGTGAGGAACTGCGCCTTCTGGAAGCAGCCGTGCTCCTCGCGCATTCCGTCCAGCCGCGCGCCCTGATCATCGAGAACGTGCCGGGGCTGGTGGATGCCCCGGAGTTCGAGGACGTGCGGGAATTCATCCGCAAGGAACTCGAACATCTCGGGTACCGGTTCCTCTGGTTCGTACTGAACGCGGCTGACTTCGGCGTGCCGCAGGACCGTAAGCAGGGAGTGCTCGTCGCGTTGAAGCAGCAGTACTTCGACGCGTTCAGCCCGCCGGTTCCGACGGTCGACAGCCATGCTCCGGTGGGCCCCGCACTGCGCGACTCCATGGCCGCTCGCGGTTGGTCGGGGGCGGACGCGTGGGCGACGCAGGCCCTGAGTGTCGCTCCGACTCTCGTGGGCGGCTCGGAGAACCGGGGAGGGGCGGATCTGGGACCCACGGGAACGAAGAAGGCCTGGGAACGCATGAGGGTCAACGGCGGAGCGCTGGCCGACGAGGTCCCGGGCCCGGAGGCCGACCCCTCGGAAATGATCAAACTCACGGTTCCGCAGACCGCCCTGCTGCAGGCGTTCCCGTCGAAGTGGCAGTTCGCGGGAAAGAAGACCGCACGCTACCGGCAGATCGGCCACGCCTCTCCCCCGCCGGTCGGGACGGCACTCGGGCTGGCGATCGCCGCGGCCCTGAGCCCGTGA
- a CDS encoding ATP-binding protein — protein sequence MPPYQPSADWQFEIPTSGSKRLPPAARYVESLTHQGYGFEAAIADLVDNSIDAGARNVVVSFLRDEDRLVSLLVIDDGCGMDDESLDTAMTVGGREGYSDTALGHFGAGLKAASLSHADSLTVISRTKRSPSTGRRWLTARAQADFTCDIVDPGYCQDLVDRYDGLIQWHGTIVRWDRVRAFDTVTTGQADRFLNDAIEKLETHLGLHLHRFLARDGFNIDIVVEDVRTKEELDHRGVEPIDPFGYRVPGRAGYPRTYTAPVEGVGEVALTAHIWPPKSPLVSFRGIGPLAERQGFYIYRNDRLVQAGGWNSTRSAEGHLALARIAVDLPNEPNDVFSLTVKKDGVTVTPAFARGLEQATDEAGHAFGTYLQEAETTYREAARRATEPQRKAVLPAGKGIDPKLRRTLRDELPELDGEDPITFRWDTLPSDVFFELDREEREVKLNKEYRQVFNGGRRGGLNDAPVVKSMLYLMVNEIFQKERVRAVHTDNVALWNSVLVTAARCELAR from the coding sequence ATGCCGCCCTACCAGCCTTCGGCCGACTGGCAGTTCGAGATCCCGACCTCCGGCAGCAAGCGGCTTCCGCCCGCCGCCCGCTATGTCGAGTCGCTGACGCACCAGGGCTACGGCTTCGAGGCGGCCATCGCGGACCTCGTCGACAACTCCATCGACGCCGGCGCCCGCAACGTCGTCGTGAGCTTCCTCCGTGACGAGGACCGGCTCGTCAGCCTCCTCGTCATCGACGACGGATGCGGCATGGACGACGAGTCCCTGGACACGGCCATGACGGTCGGCGGCCGCGAGGGGTACTCCGACACGGCCCTCGGCCACTTCGGTGCAGGCCTCAAAGCCGCCTCGCTCTCCCACGCCGACTCCCTCACCGTCATCAGCCGGACCAAGCGCAGCCCGTCGACCGGCCGCCGCTGGCTGACCGCACGCGCCCAGGCCGACTTCACGTGCGACATCGTCGACCCGGGCTACTGCCAGGACCTGGTCGACCGTTACGACGGCCTGATCCAGTGGCACGGCACGATCGTCCGCTGGGACCGGGTCCGCGCCTTCGACACCGTCACCACCGGCCAGGCCGACCGTTTCCTCAACGACGCGATCGAGAAGCTGGAGACCCATCTCGGGCTCCATCTCCACCGCTTCCTCGCCCGCGACGGCTTCAACATCGACATCGTCGTCGAGGACGTACGGACCAAGGAGGAGCTGGACCACCGGGGCGTCGAGCCCATCGACCCCTTCGGCTACCGCGTGCCCGGCCGGGCCGGTTACCCCCGTACGTACACCGCGCCGGTCGAGGGCGTCGGCGAAGTGGCACTGACCGCTCACATCTGGCCGCCGAAGTCGCCCCTGGTCAGTTTCCGGGGCATCGGCCCGCTCGCCGAGCGCCAGGGCTTCTACATCTACCGCAACGACCGCCTCGTCCAGGCGGGCGGCTGGAACAGCACGCGCAGCGCGGAGGGGCACCTCGCCCTCGCCCGGATCGCCGTCGACCTGCCGAACGAGCCGAACGACGTCTTCAGCCTCACGGTGAAGAAGGACGGCGTGACCGTCACCCCGGCCTTCGCACGCGGACTGGAACAGGCCACGGACGAGGCCGGACACGCCTTCGGTACGTACCTCCAGGAGGCGGAGACCACGTACCGGGAGGCCGCCCGGCGCGCCACCGAGCCACAGCGCAAGGCCGTCCTCCCGGCCGGCAAGGGCATCGACCCCAAGCTCAGGCGCACGCTGCGCGACGAACTGCCGGAGCTCGACGGCGAGGACCCGATCACCTTCCGCTGGGACACCCTGCCGTCGGACGTGTTCTTCGAACTCGACCGTGAGGAACGGGAGGTGAAGCTGAACAAGGAGTACCGACAGGTCTTCAACGGCGGCCGCCGAGGCGGGCTGAACGACGCGCCGGTGGTGAAGAGCATGCTCTACCTCATGGTCAACGAGATCTTCCAGAAGGAACGGGTCAGGGCCGTCCACACCGACAACGTCGCGCTGTGGAACAGCGTCCTGGTGACGGCGGCACGCTGCGAGCTCGCACGCTGA
- a CDS encoding GNAT family N-acetyltransferase — MPELQRLRPDHAPALLAFEQENRTYFAESIPDRGDAYFTDFDAHLTALLTEQAAGICHFHLLVAPDGEVLGRFNLVDVADGSADLGFRMAEKATRRGLATATVLHLCTLAAAEYGLTTLHASAALDNTASRTVLTRAGFVPTGEKVQLSERLGLRYVRSTAPRA; from the coding sequence ATGCCCGAACTCCAGCGCCTCCGCCCCGACCACGCGCCCGCCCTGCTCGCCTTCGAGCAGGAGAACCGCACGTACTTCGCCGAATCCATCCCGGACCGGGGCGACGCCTACTTCACCGACTTCGACGCCCACCTCACCGCCCTGCTCACCGAACAAGCCGCCGGTATCTGCCACTTCCACCTGCTGGTCGCCCCGGACGGCGAGGTGCTGGGCCGCTTCAACCTGGTCGACGTCGCGGACGGCTCCGCCGACCTGGGCTTCCGCATGGCCGAGAAGGCCACCCGCCGAGGCCTGGCCACGGCCACCGTCCTCCACCTCTGCACCCTGGCGGCTGCGGAGTATGGCCTGACCACCCTCCACGCATCGGCCGCCCTCGACAACACGGCCTCCCGCACGGTCCTGACCCGCGCGGGCTTCGTCCCCACGGGAGAGAAGGTCCAGCTGAGCGAGCGGCTGGGACTCCGTTACGTACGCAGCACGGCACCCCGGGCCTGA
- a CDS encoding very short patch repair endonuclease: MSTAKPSSPEVSARMSRQASRDTKPEVAVRKLLHASGYRYRVNERVPGMSRRTIDIAFTRAKVAVLIDGCFWHGCPVHATQPKSNAEWWRAKLERNMARDRETSEHLAGEGWTVLRFWEHEAPGGVAEQVARAVDRAGIVRRTRRRSGDE, encoded by the coding sequence ATGAGTACCGCGAAGCCTTCCTCCCCCGAGGTCTCCGCCCGAATGAGCCGACAGGCGAGCCGCGACACCAAGCCGGAGGTCGCGGTCCGCAAGTTGCTGCACGCCTCCGGCTACCGCTACCGGGTCAACGAGCGGGTGCCGGGGATGTCCCGGCGGACCATCGACATCGCTTTCACCCGGGCGAAGGTGGCGGTGCTGATCGACGGGTGCTTCTGGCACGGGTGCCCTGTTCACGCCACGCAACCGAAGTCGAACGCCGAGTGGTGGCGCGCGAAGCTCGAACGGAACATGGCGCGGGACCGGGAGACGAGCGAGCATCTGGCCGGGGAGGGGTGGACGGTGTTGCGGTTCTGGGAGCACGAGGCCCCGGGCGGGGTGGCCGAGCAGGTGGCGAGGGCCGTCGACCGGGCAGGGATTGTCCGCCGTACGCGACGCAGGAGTGGGGACGAGTGA
- a CDS encoding DNA cytosine methyltransferase: MTHAPRHSLPPAKFGIVDLFAGPGGLDIAAVIMRDEGVESIGVEWDPATRATRAAAGLLTTEVKDVAELGPCDPSVVHATVLTGGPPCQSFSVAGSRKGHKELDTVLRLATQLADHEDEAAFDVAWSEVKTKTDAMPDNRTGFVLQPLRWIMEAKLKRGRPYDVVVLEQVPTVMPVWKHYVKILRRAGYAADAHVLHSEDFGVPQARRRAVLIAQYDPENVHRKVRFPEATHQRYKKGAERQAPAPDHQDGSLFPVPHDGGTVAPWVSMGDALRATRPDDFVMVSNYGSGGDPKKRGRRTSDDPAPTITGKVRRNRLFLLKEGDSGVKEDGEELERLTFEEAGLLQSFPAAYPWRSTDVAQQIGNAIPPRLSLHILSMALLREPPREKWYTLLKEWKPEGPRPAEDV; encoded by the coding sequence ATGACCCACGCCCCTCGCCACTCGCTTCCGCCTGCGAAATTCGGGATCGTCGATCTCTTCGCCGGGCCCGGTGGCCTCGACATCGCCGCCGTGATCATGCGGGACGAGGGAGTGGAGAGCATCGGTGTCGAATGGGACCCTGCCACGCGTGCGACGCGGGCCGCCGCCGGTCTGCTGACCACCGAGGTGAAGGATGTCGCCGAGCTCGGCCCGTGCGACCCCTCGGTCGTTCACGCGACGGTGCTCACCGGTGGGCCGCCCTGCCAGTCGTTCTCCGTCGCGGGAAGCCGGAAGGGCCACAAGGAGCTGGACACCGTGCTGCGCCTGGCCACGCAGCTGGCCGACCACGAGGACGAGGCCGCGTTCGATGTCGCGTGGAGCGAGGTCAAGACCAAGACGGACGCCATGCCCGACAACCGCACGGGGTTCGTGCTCCAGCCACTGCGCTGGATCATGGAAGCAAAGCTCAAGCGTGGCAGGCCGTACGACGTGGTCGTCCTGGAACAGGTGCCCACCGTGATGCCGGTATGGAAGCACTACGTCAAGATTCTCAGGCGGGCCGGCTACGCGGCCGATGCCCACGTCCTGCACTCCGAGGACTTCGGCGTACCGCAGGCGCGCCGGCGTGCTGTGCTGATCGCTCAGTACGACCCGGAGAACGTTCATCGCAAGGTCCGGTTCCCGGAAGCGACGCACCAGCGGTACAAGAAGGGTGCCGAGCGACAGGCACCGGCACCCGACCACCAGGACGGCTCACTGTTCCCGGTCCCGCACGACGGCGGAACGGTCGCGCCATGGGTTTCCATGGGGGACGCTCTGCGCGCGACGCGCCCCGATGACTTCGTCATGGTCTCCAACTACGGCTCCGGCGGGGATCCCAAGAAGCGGGGGCGACGCACTTCCGACGACCCCGCACCGACGATCACAGGCAAGGTACGACGTAACCGTCTCTTCCTCCTGAAAGAAGGCGATTCGGGTGTGAAGGAGGACGGCGAGGAGCTGGAACGGCTGACGTTCGAAGAGGCCGGACTCCTCCAGTCGTTCCCGGCCGCGTACCCCTGGCGGTCCACCGATGTGGCCCAGCAGATCGGCAACGCGATCCCGCCCCGCCTCTCGCTCCACATCCTGAGCATGGCTCTGCTGCGCGAACCGCCTCGGGAGAAGTGGTACACGCTGCTGAAGGAGTGGAAGCCGGAGGGCCCGCGTCCGGCCGAGGACGTCTGA
- a CDS encoding DUF6339 family protein, translated as MTDKPIHLPGRLALLADLNAAQYLTDGLLTGKEDVPAIGLNKITEPLPGEEARGALMPVRDLVDDALHEFRDGRPTAADAWLAPRLHATLRLSRREAADRRLWNYLALGVAPDYIVWRHMPEPRKDGEVPKVAATRFRGAAYTQAFARLWWAAELFRNGADYGPVVTVCTHQDMLNTALRLDAIDHRPTAQALVRLIDCGTVSTGREINALTRAVNASAATLMYDVLAPDTDRDGRPSQEWIAAAEWAPAVPRRALPEGPDEERVPEDSVATLVDHFATLFADAPVRGREAADDEA; from the coding sequence ATGACCGACAAGCCGATCCACCTGCCCGGCCGACTGGCCCTGCTCGCGGACCTCAACGCCGCGCAGTACCTCACCGACGGGCTACTCACCGGCAAGGAGGACGTTCCGGCGATCGGGCTCAACAAGATCACTGAGCCGCTGCCCGGGGAGGAGGCCCGGGGGGCGCTGATGCCGGTCCGTGACCTCGTTGACGACGCGCTGCACGAGTTCAGGGACGGCAGGCCGACCGCGGCCGATGCCTGGCTCGCGCCTCGGCTCCACGCGACCCTGAGACTCAGCCGCCGCGAGGCCGCCGACCGCAGGTTGTGGAACTACCTGGCACTGGGCGTGGCCCCCGACTACATCGTCTGGCGTCACATGCCGGAACCCAGAAAGGACGGCGAGGTCCCGAAGGTCGCGGCCACGCGATTCCGCGGCGCGGCCTACACCCAGGCGTTCGCCCGGCTCTGGTGGGCGGCCGAGCTGTTCAGGAACGGGGCGGACTACGGGCCGGTGGTGACCGTCTGCACCCACCAGGACATGCTCAACACGGCGCTGCGGCTCGATGCGATCGACCATCGGCCGACGGCACAGGCGCTGGTGCGCCTGATCGATTGCGGCACCGTGAGCACCGGCCGGGAGATCAACGCGCTCACACGGGCCGTCAACGCCTCCGCGGCCACGCTCATGTACGACGTCCTGGCTCCGGACACCGATCGGGACGGCCGACCGTCGCAGGAATGGATCGCCGCCGCGGAATGGGCGCCGGCCGTCCCGCGCAGGGCGCTTCCGGAGGGACCGGACGAGGAACGGGTTCCGGAGGATTCCGTCGCCACGCTCGTCGACCACTTCGCGACGCTCTTCGCCGATGCCCCCGTGCGCGGCAGGGAGGCGGCCGACGACGAGGCCTGA
- a CDS encoding Z1 domain-containing protein: MTDHLSNLHGDVLAAMRRGPKHFTKLAFVLSEADEPADTELSHFRDRIAAAGPGDELTALWHRTLTSWDLAEQADWSAAPPRTDARRTDTYNRLGFGADLRKALDGAVPVFKEPGPTVISKEFASWYSRDSAAARSFYWNSYEQLLRRKGWSDAAVAGLDEASHAVVERLSDPTRTEAYGARGLVVGYVQSGKTANFTGVTAKAIDAGYRLVIVLGGTLNLLRDQTQRRLDMELIGRENILRGADPSDPNALVGIDYQDDEDWPAKFVSHGHRPFNIERLTTRDDDYRSLRQGIGALEIEKREKHLPLYVPDNLHRAAARVMVVKKNKSVLTNLVKDLRKIGPILREIPTLIIDDESDQASVNTSDPKKWESGQTKRTAINGLISELLGLLPRAQYVGYTATPFANVFIDPSDGEDIFPRDFLISLPRPVGYMGVQDFHDLDGEGTAEETHVRGIHDDTGDRLQEAMDAFVLTGALKLYRADRGVPEGPFRHHTMLVHESVKMDDHADLALRINTQWHKAGYTSHEGHARLEKLLVDDFAHHADDGLPTPSAYADLRPYVSRARQLINAGGNPVLVVNGDTDRYFSQIDLDFDRTPNVWKILVGGTKLSRGFTVEGLTVTYYRRTTRQADTLMQMGRWFGFRPGYRDLVRLYIGREEPLTKTQTVDLYEAFEAICRDEETFRSQLSRYAELVDGKPQVTPAQIPPLVSQHLPWIRPSGRNKMFNAELVEIRSPGQWVEPTAYPTDAADLRHNAEVWRPALNSLGSALVTLTCSSLEHGRSDSYEALLGTVGHDTLLKILCDLRWSAPSQFSPHLESLITAGESGAGIDDWLVIAPQQTSARRTEATILGSRPLSLAHRARRRGDLFGAISEPKHRGVALRVAGAIEDSGDPLVESLVRERRGVLVLYPVVESEPRPAADGSIDPRHLVMAFSLVAPKSSADSGTTLVRFRTIDSGRRDFAIIDRTTDGA; this comes from the coding sequence ATGACCGACCACCTGTCCAACCTGCACGGCGACGTCCTGGCCGCGATGCGGCGCGGTCCCAAGCACTTCACCAAGCTGGCCTTCGTCCTCTCCGAGGCCGACGAACCCGCCGACACGGAGCTGAGCCACTTCCGGGACCGGATCGCCGCCGCCGGTCCGGGCGACGAGCTCACCGCGCTCTGGCACCGCACCCTGACCTCCTGGGACCTGGCGGAGCAGGCCGACTGGTCCGCCGCCCCGCCCCGCACGGACGCCCGCCGCACGGACACGTACAACCGCCTCGGCTTCGGCGCCGATCTGCGCAAGGCACTCGACGGAGCGGTCCCGGTCTTCAAGGAGCCGGGCCCCACCGTCATCAGCAAGGAGTTCGCCTCCTGGTACTCCCGTGACTCCGCGGCCGCCCGCTCCTTCTACTGGAACTCCTACGAGCAGCTTCTGCGCCGCAAGGGCTGGTCGGACGCCGCGGTGGCCGGCCTGGACGAGGCCAGCCACGCCGTGGTGGAACGCCTCTCCGACCCCACCCGCACCGAGGCGTACGGCGCCCGGGGCCTGGTCGTGGGCTACGTCCAGTCCGGCAAGACCGCCAACTTCACCGGTGTCACGGCGAAGGCCATCGACGCGGGCTACCGCCTGGTCATCGTCCTCGGCGGCACCCTGAACCTCCTCCGGGACCAGACCCAGCGCCGCCTGGACATGGAGCTGATAGGCCGGGAGAACATCCTGCGCGGAGCCGACCCCTCGGACCCGAACGCCCTGGTCGGCATCGACTACCAGGACGACGAGGACTGGCCGGCGAAGTTCGTCAGCCACGGGCACCGCCCGTTCAACATCGAGCGCCTCACCACCCGGGACGACGACTACCGCAGCCTCCGGCAGGGCATCGGGGCCCTGGAGATCGAGAAGCGCGAGAAGCACCTGCCGCTGTACGTCCCCGACAACCTGCACCGCGCGGCCGCCCGCGTCATGGTCGTCAAGAAGAACAAGTCCGTACTGACGAACCTGGTGAAGGACCTCAGGAAGATCGGCCCGATCCTCCGCGAGATCCCGACCCTGATCATCGACGACGAGTCCGACCAGGCTTCCGTGAACACGTCCGACCCGAAGAAATGGGAGTCGGGCCAGACGAAGCGCACGGCGATCAACGGCCTGATCTCCGAGCTCCTGGGCCTGCTCCCGCGCGCACAGTACGTCGGCTACACCGCCACCCCGTTCGCGAACGTCTTCATCGACCCGAGCGACGGCGAGGACATCTTCCCGCGCGACTTCCTCATCTCCCTGCCGCGCCCCGTCGGTTACATGGGCGTGCAGGACTTCCACGACCTGGACGGCGAGGGGACGGCCGAGGAGACCCACGTACGCGGCATCCACGACGACACGGGCGACCGCCTCCAGGAGGCGATGGACGCCTTCGTCCTCACCGGCGCCCTGAAGCTCTACCGCGCCGACCGCGGAGTCCCCGAGGGCCCGTTCCGCCACCACACGATGCTGGTGCACGAGTCGGTGAAGATGGACGACCACGCGGACCTGGCGCTGCGCATCAACACCCAGTGGCACAAGGCGGGTTACACCTCCCACGAGGGCCACGCCCGCCTGGAGAAGCTGCTCGTCGACGACTTCGCCCACCACGCGGACGACGGCCTCCCGACCCCGTCCGCCTACGCGGACCTGCGCCCGTACGTCTCCCGCGCCCGCCAGCTCATCAACGCGGGCGGCAACCCGGTCCTGGTCGTCAACGGCGACACGGACCGCTACTTCTCCCAGATCGACCTGGACTTCGACCGGACCCCGAACGTCTGGAAGATCCTGGTCGGCGGCACGAAACTCTCCCGCGGCTTCACGGTCGAGGGCCTCACCGTCACCTACTACCGCCGCACCACCCGCCAGGCCGACACCCTGATGCAGATGGGCCGCTGGTTCGGCTTCCGCCCCGGCTACCGCGACCTGGTCCGCCTCTACATAGGCCGCGAGGAACCCCTGACCAAGACGCAGACGGTCGACCTGTACGAGGCCTTCGAGGCGATCTGCCGCGACGAGGAGACCTTCCGCTCCCAGCTCTCCCGCTACGCGGAGCTGGTCGACGGCAAACCTCAGGTGACCCCCGCCCAGATCCCGCCCCTGGTCTCCCAGCACCTGCCGTGGATCAGGCCGAGCGGCCGCAACAAGATGTTCAACGCGGAACTGGTCGAGATCCGGTCACCGGGCCAGTGGGTCGAACCGACCGCGTACCCGACGGACGCGGCGGACCTGCGGCACAACGCGGAGGTGTGGCGCCCGGCCCTGAACTCCCTGGGCTCCGCCCTCGTCACCCTCACGTGCTCGTCCCTCGAACACGGTCGCAGCGACAGCTACGAGGCCCTGCTCGGCACCGTCGGTCACGACACGCTGCTGAAGATCCTCTGCGACCTCCGTTGGTCCGCGCCCTCGCAGTTCTCGCCCCATCTGGAGTCCCTGATCACAGCCGGGGAGTCCGGCGCGGGCATCGACGACTGGTTGGTGATCGCCCCGCAGCAGACCTCGGCCCGCCGCACGGAAGCGACGATCCTCGGCTCCCGTCCGCTGTCCCTGGCACACCGCGCCCGTCGCCGCGGCGACCTCTTCGGTGCGATCAGCGAGCCGAAGCACCGAGGGGTCGCCCTCCGGGTGGCAGGCGCCATCGAGGACTCGGGAGACCCGCTCGTCGAGTCCCTCGTCCGTGAGCGCCGCGGCGTACTGGTCCTGTATCCCGTGGTCGAGAGCGAACCGCGACCGGCCGCCGACGGCTCGATCGACCCCCGGCACCTGGTGATGGCCTTCTCCCTGGTCGCCCCGAAGTCGTCGGCCGACAGCGGGACGACCCTGGTGCGCTTCCGCACCATCGATTCGGGCAGGAGGGATTTCGCGATCATCGACCGGACGACCGACGGGGCGTAG
- a CDS encoding helix-turn-helix domain-containing protein: MDFGPWLARQLKQSHMSQAELAQRVGLTRAAVSAWITGRATPREETIAKIAEALDTDLGTIHTRTADTLAGLPVSWSHRPGYADGGRDFGNAAAFAFEADVEVLAREATQNSLDERLDLNQPVRVRYTLHELTGEALARFRDEIRWDDLLPHYEAAAAQDQKVGRVIAAGLRDMYERDRLVLLRVDDYNASGLTGDDYETGRFAAVVRRQLDSHKSASGAGGSYGLGKATLWATSRLGLVLMNSTLSEPHEGRTERRLIGRLDLPWREVDGQPWAGPAWFGRPDPDAKDADVTRSWWADEESVERLHLTRESAEPGTSFLVVGAHDVASLVEGTERNDDVEDDDSVHRMHHRLLEALGRNFWAAMTGGGTQRPLLEASVRTLRNGAEIFPETRVDPRVTQPSRTRALQAFLDGTTVERLTESGQVAMAAVPLVVPGRTGHGSGGEHQAVLLVTEADDRDDGKPNRVTTMRGNRMTVKAGWVPGLPVGTNPFQAVLLAGNAAGDDAPFADEAEAFLRASEPPEHDKWGQTEELRMLYSPSAYRRIAALTNQTNKAVRDLVALPKKKRNGGSERLRKSLSVGGRKAARPTTAAGPPTLEELDARIDGEGAWCVTAEVRISAGGDSWRPAPVAKLDVRSGPRPVLAWSELVAVHNCEVVDGAIHFAPGARSATFRGTTDVSTHPVRAAYSGLVVELRTDKGGQA, translated from the coding sequence ATGGATTTCGGTCCCTGGCTCGCACGGCAGCTGAAGCAGTCGCACATGAGTCAGGCCGAGCTGGCCCAGCGTGTCGGGCTGACGCGAGCGGCGGTCTCGGCCTGGATCACCGGGCGCGCGACGCCTCGCGAGGAGACCATCGCGAAGATCGCGGAGGCTCTCGACACCGACCTGGGAACCATCCACACCCGTACCGCCGACACCTTGGCCGGCCTCCCGGTCTCCTGGTCCCACCGTCCTGGATACGCCGACGGGGGCCGCGACTTCGGCAACGCGGCGGCCTTCGCCTTCGAGGCCGACGTCGAGGTGCTGGCGCGCGAGGCGACGCAGAACAGCCTCGACGAGCGTCTCGACCTCAACCAACCGGTCCGCGTGCGCTACACGCTGCACGAACTGACGGGTGAGGCACTGGCCCGATTCCGCGACGAGATCCGCTGGGACGATCTCCTCCCGCACTACGAGGCGGCGGCCGCCCAGGACCAGAAGGTCGGACGGGTGATCGCCGCCGGGCTGCGCGACATGTACGAGCGCGACCGGCTGGTCCTCCTCCGCGTCGACGACTACAACGCCTCCGGACTGACCGGCGACGACTACGAGACCGGTCGGTTCGCAGCGGTCGTCCGCCGCCAGCTCGACAGCCACAAGTCGGCGAGCGGCGCCGGTGGTTCGTACGGACTCGGCAAGGCGACGCTCTGGGCGACGAGCCGGCTCGGCCTCGTGCTCATGAACTCCACCCTGTCCGAACCGCACGAGGGACGCACCGAACGACGCCTCATCGGTCGGCTGGATCTGCCCTGGCGGGAAGTGGACGGACAACCCTGGGCCGGCCCCGCCTGGTTCGGTCGGCCCGACCCGGACGCGAAGGACGCCGACGTCACCCGCTCGTGGTGGGCCGACGAGGAGAGTGTCGAGCGCCTCCATCTCACGCGCGAGAGCGCCGAGCCGGGCACGTCGTTCCTGGTTGTGGGCGCTCACGACGTGGCGAGCCTCGTCGAGGGGACCGAGCGCAACGACGACGTCGAGGACGACGACAGCGTTCATCGCATGCACCACCGGCTCCTGGAGGCCCTCGGACGCAACTTCTGGGCGGCCATGACCGGCGGGGGAACACAGCGGCCTCTGCTGGAGGCCTCCGTGCGGACGCTCCGCAACGGAGCGGAGATCTTTCCGGAGACGAGGGTCGACCCGCGGGTCACCCAACCCTCGCGGACGCGTGCGCTGCAGGCATTCCTGGACGGTACGACGGTGGAGCGACTGACCGAATCCGGGCAGGTGGCCATGGCGGCCGTGCCGCTCGTCGTGCCCGGACGCACCGGACACGGAAGCGGCGGTGAGCACCAGGCGGTCCTGCTGGTCACGGAGGCCGACGACCGCGACGACGGGAAGCCGAACAGGGTGACGACGATGCGGGGCAACCGCATGACGGTCAAGGCGGGTTGGGTGCCCGGACTGCCCGTCGGCACCAACCCTTTCCAGGCCGTGCTGCTCGCCGGCAACGCGGCGGGCGACGACGCCCCCTTCGCGGACGAGGCCGAGGCGTTCCTCCGGGCCTCCGAGCCGCCCGAGCACGACAAGTGGGGGCAGACGGAAGAACTGCGGATGCTGTACTCGCCGTCCGCCTACCGACGGATCGCCGCACTCACCAACCAGACCAACAAGGCCGTGCGCGACCTGGTCGCGCTGCCCAAGAAGAAGCGCAACGGTGGCTCGGAGCGGCTGCGCAAGAGCCTGTCGGTGGGAGGGCGGAAAGCGGCACGACCCACGACAGCGGCGGGGCCGCCGACACTGGAGGAGCTCGACGCCCGGATCGACGGCGAGGGCGCGTGGTGTGTCACGGCCGAGGTGAGGATTTCCGCAGGCGGCGATTCCTGGCGCCCCGCGCCGGTGGCCAAGCTGGACGTGCGCTCCGGTCCCCGGCCGGTTCTGGCCTGGTCCGAGCTCGTCGCCGTGCACAACTGCGAAGTGGTCGACGGTGCGATCCACTTCGCGCCCGGCGCGCGCAGCGCGACCTTTCGGGGAACCACGGACGTGTCCACCCATCCGGTACGGGCCGCGTACAGCGGCCTCGTCGTGGAACTCCGTACCGACAAGGGGGGCCAGGCATGA